In a genomic window of Streptomyces sp. NBC_01231:
- the hypF gene encoding carbamoyltransferase HypF, which translates to MSGPQTPAVTAEDTPLRRRVTVRGVVQGVGFRPYLYGLATELALAGHVTNTPEGVVAEVEGTASAVARFCDGIAAKAPPLARVESVHHREMPPVGGTAFTILTSRTDGPARTLVSPDSATCADCLAEMADPADRRYRHPFVNCTHCGPRFTIVTGVPYDRAHTTMAGFAMCPDCAREYADPSDRRFHAQPVACPACGPRLRLLVAQRPGLRSVEGEDPVTEARTLLTRGAILAVKGLGGYHLACDATNQAAVALLRRRKARGDKPFALMARAADDVRHLARLSPEERSLLEGRARPIVLLRRRPHPSYATGDPRPAEAVAPGSPDLGVMLPYTPVHHLLLGLRGDPDGPRLLVMTSGNVSGEPIVTDDTEALERLAHLADAWLTHDRPIHVPCDDSVVRVCDGEPLVIRRSRGYAPLPVSLPQPVRPALAVGGDLKNAFCLGAGRRAWLSAHIGDMDDVGTQRAFERAVAQLESITGVRPETLVSDRHPGYRSVRWADRNAAHRPVVRVQHHHAHVAAAMAEHGLDGTRAVIGVAFDGTGHGDDGAVWGGEFLLADYDRFTRFGHLAYVPLPGGDAAVRRPYRMALAHLRAAGIGWSDDLACTAACPPDELRLLERQLERGLNCVPTSSMGRLFDAVSSLAGVCHRAGYEAQAAVELEGAALHAPAEDTTAYAFALHASQEDGGGAVRADPAPVLAAIVDDLRAGVEPALIAARFHRSVTGLVHRICARARERHGLETVALAGGVFANTLLSSACASTLREDGFTVLRHHLVPPNDGGLALGQLMVAARATPTPTD; encoded by the coding sequence GTGAGCGGTCCGCAGACCCCGGCCGTCACCGCTGAAGACACTCCGCTGCGCCGCCGGGTCACCGTCCGGGGAGTGGTGCAAGGTGTCGGGTTCAGGCCCTACCTGTACGGCCTCGCCACCGAACTCGCCCTGGCCGGCCACGTGACCAACACGCCGGAGGGCGTCGTCGCGGAGGTCGAGGGCACCGCCTCGGCCGTGGCCCGGTTCTGCGACGGGATCGCGGCGAAGGCACCCCCGCTGGCCCGCGTGGAGTCCGTCCACCACAGGGAGATGCCTCCCGTCGGCGGCACCGCGTTCACCATCCTCACCTCCCGCACCGACGGACCGGCCCGCACCCTGGTCTCCCCGGACTCCGCCACCTGCGCCGACTGCCTCGCGGAGATGGCCGACCCGGCCGACCGGCGGTACCGCCACCCGTTCGTCAACTGCACCCACTGCGGCCCGCGCTTCACGATCGTCACCGGCGTGCCGTACGACCGTGCCCACACCACGATGGCCGGCTTCGCGATGTGCCCCGACTGCGCCCGCGAGTACGCGGATCCGTCCGACCGCCGCTTCCACGCGCAGCCGGTCGCCTGCCCGGCCTGCGGGCCGCGACTGCGGCTGCTCGTCGCCCAGCGGCCAGGGCTCAGGAGCGTCGAGGGGGAGGACCCGGTCACCGAGGCGCGCACCCTGCTGACCCGGGGCGCGATCCTCGCCGTGAAGGGCCTGGGCGGCTACCACCTGGCCTGCGATGCCACGAACCAGGCGGCCGTCGCCCTCCTCCGACGCCGGAAGGCGCGCGGGGACAAGCCGTTCGCCCTCATGGCCAGGGCCGCGGACGACGTCCGTCACCTCGCGCGGCTGAGCCCCGAGGAGCGGAGCCTGCTCGAAGGCCGGGCCAGGCCGATCGTCCTGCTGAGGCGGCGTCCGCACCCCTCGTACGCGACCGGGGATCCGCGGCCCGCCGAGGCCGTCGCGCCCGGCAGCCCCGACCTCGGTGTGATGCTGCCGTACACGCCCGTGCACCATCTGCTGCTCGGCCTGCGCGGTGACCCGGACGGTCCCCGGCTGCTCGTCATGACCAGCGGCAACGTGTCCGGTGAGCCGATCGTCACCGACGACACCGAGGCGTTGGAGCGGCTCGCGCACCTGGCCGACGCGTGGCTCACGCACGACCGGCCGATCCATGTCCCGTGCGACGACTCCGTGGTCCGCGTCTGCGACGGGGAGCCGCTGGTGATCCGCCGCTCCCGTGGCTACGCCCCGCTGCCGGTCTCCCTCCCGCAGCCCGTGCGGCCGGCCCTCGCCGTCGGCGGAGACCTGAAGAACGCCTTCTGCCTGGGAGCGGGCCGTCGGGCCTGGCTGTCGGCGCACATCGGAGACATGGACGACGTCGGTACGCAGCGGGCCTTCGAGCGCGCGGTGGCGCAGTTGGAGTCCATCACGGGGGTGCGCCCGGAGACCCTGGTGTCCGACCGGCATCCCGGCTACCGCTCCGTCCGGTGGGCCGACCGCAACGCGGCGCACCGGCCCGTCGTGCGCGTCCAGCACCATCACGCCCATGTCGCCGCCGCGATGGCCGAGCACGGTCTTGACGGCACCCGGGCGGTGATCGGCGTCGCCTTCGACGGCACCGGGCACGGCGACGACGGCGCCGTGTGGGGCGGGGAGTTCCTGCTCGCGGACTACGACCGCTTCACCCGGTTCGGGCACCTCGCGTACGTCCCGCTGCCCGGTGGCGACGCCGCGGTGCGCCGGCCGTACCGCATGGCGCTGGCCCATCTGCGGGCGGCCGGGATCGGCTGGTCGGACGACCTCGCCTGTACGGCTGCCTGCCCGCCCGATGAACTACGCCTACTGGAACGGCAGTTGGAGCGAGGCCTGAACTGTGTCCCCACGTCCAGCATGGGCCGGCTCTTCGACGCCGTGTCCTCTCTCGCCGGCGTGTGCCACCGTGCCGGATACGAGGCGCAGGCCGCCGTCGAGCTGGAGGGCGCGGCCCTGCACGCACCCGCCGAGGACACCACCGCGTACGCCTTCGCCCTTCACGCCTCGCAGGAGGACGGGGGCGGCGCCGTAAGGGCCGATCCGGCACCCGTACTCGCGGCGATCGTCGACGACCTGCGCGCGGGCGTCGAGCCGGCCCTCATCGCGGCTCGCTTCCATCGGAGCGTGACCGGCCTGGTGCACCGGATCTGCGCGCGGGCCCGAGAGCGGCACGGGCTGGAGACGGTTGCCCTGGCGGGTGGGGTGTTCGCCAACACGCTGCTCTCCTCGGCCTGCGCCTCCACCCTCCGCGAGGACGGATTCACGGTCCTGCGCCACCACCTGGTTCCCCCCAACGACGGAGGTCTGGCCCTGGGCCAGTTGATGGTGGCCGCCCGCGCCACTCCCACTCCCACCGACTGA
- a CDS encoding acyltransferase produces MSTPHRNTVDKTAERSLGGRVAPQFVAYPAPRRRSGGHGFSSALRGGRVAGLDGLRTVAVVLVIVYHLEPDAVPGGSVAVDVFFTISGFVITRLLVAEYARSGRIDLWSFYRRRWLRLMPAMLVMCAVTALLSVALPLPLFDGAWVSAALAAASVVNLVRAGESGPYSDLTAPLSHTWSLGVEEQFYLAWPLVLLVLLRHATARTVLGWVAALCVLPVLWRMVLWDPTAAHRIYNGPDTRADQLLVGALLAVALARLRADDPRLALLRCWAGRLCGPALALLGLIAWQVPITEASGWNPVWFTVGLLAAAVLSAVVVAALELCPRSWPSRLLSVSAAAWVGRNLSYGMYLWHYPVIRLLSDLGVERDRLLPAGFAATVAAALASYALVERPLLRRDRVRVPRQEPVATVALPPAL; encoded by the coding sequence ATGAGTACCCCCCACCGGAACACGGTAGACAAGACCGCGGAGCGAAGCCTGGGCGGGCGAGTGGCGCCGCAGTTCGTCGCCTACCCGGCGCCACGGCGCAGAAGCGGTGGGCACGGCTTTTCGTCGGCGCTGCGTGGTGGGCGGGTGGCGGGGCTCGACGGTCTGCGGACGGTCGCCGTGGTGCTGGTGATCGTCTATCACCTGGAGCCGGACGCGGTGCCCGGAGGCTCGGTGGCCGTCGACGTCTTCTTCACGATCAGCGGGTTCGTCATCACCCGGCTGCTGGTCGCCGAGTACGCCCGTTCCGGCCGCATCGACCTGTGGTCGTTCTACCGGCGGCGGTGGCTGCGGCTGATGCCGGCCATGCTGGTGATGTGCGCGGTCACCGCCCTGCTCTCGGTGGCGCTCCCGCTGCCGCTGTTCGACGGGGCGTGGGTGTCGGCGGCGCTGGCCGCGGCCTCGGTGGTCAATCTCGTACGGGCCGGGGAGAGTGGACCGTACTCGGACCTCACGGCGCCGCTCAGCCACACCTGGTCGCTGGGAGTGGAGGAGCAGTTCTATCTGGCCTGGCCGCTTGTGCTGCTTGTGCTGCTGCGGCATGCGACGGCGCGGACCGTGCTGGGCTGGGTGGCGGCATTGTGCGTTCTGCCGGTGCTCTGGCGGATGGTGCTGTGGGACCCCACGGCGGCGCACCGCATCTACAACGGCCCCGACACGCGCGCCGACCAGCTCCTCGTCGGGGCACTGCTGGCCGTCGCCCTGGCCCGACTGCGTGCCGACGACCCCCGACTGGCGCTGCTGCGCTGCTGGGCGGGACGGCTGTGCGGGCCTGCTCTCGCGCTGCTGGGGCTGATCGCCTGGCAGGTCCCGATCACCGAGGCGAGCGGGTGGAACCCCGTGTGGTTCACGGTCGGATTGCTGGCCGCCGCCGTTCTGTCGGCCGTGGTGGTGGCCGCGTTGGAACTGTGCCCGCGGTCGTGGCCCTCCCGGCTGCTGTCGGTGTCCGCGGCGGCGTGGGTCGGGCGCAACCTCAGCTACGGGATGTACCTGTGGCACTACCCCGTCATCCGACTGCTCTCCGACCTCGGTGTGGAGCGTGACCGGCTGCTTCCCGCCGGGTTCGCGGCGACGGTCGCGGCGGCTCTCGCCTCGTATGCCCTCGTCGAACGGCCCTTGTTGCGACGTGACCGGGTCCGCGTACCCCGGCAGGAGCCCGTTGCCACCGTGGCGCTTCCACCTGCCCTGTGA
- a CDS encoding alpha-N-arabinofuranosidase → MANATAIINLDIEGPKISRHLYGHFAEHLGRCVYGGFWVGEDSPIPNEGGIRLDVVEALRALNIPNLRWPGGCFADEYHWKDGIGPREQRPRMVNTHWGNVEENNHFGTHEFMALCELLGAEPYISGNVGSGTVQEMSEWVEYLTRDGDSPMVRLRKANGREEPWRVKFWGIGNETWGCGGNMRAEYSADLARQYATYCRDHGDNKLYRIASGASDDDYKWTETLMQQINCFGCEATPRTFFQGLSVHYYTLAGPWEAKGSAVDFDTDDHYRTMLSAQKIDRILTGHSTVMDIYDRGRKVGLVLDEWGTWWDVEPGTNPGFLYQQNTLRDALVASTHFDIFHKHAARLHMANIAQTVNVLQAMLLTDGDALVLTPTYHVFEMNKGHQDATSLAVHLRTEDARRTVGDTELETLSASASVKDGTVLISLSNLDADEPAEVTLDLRGASLGESTARLLTADRLQAHNTADTPQEVRPRPFDGLKVTDRGLALTLPPHSFLTVQAPLT, encoded by the coding sequence GTGGCCAACGCCACCGCGATCATCAACCTCGACATCGAGGGCCCCAAGATCAGCCGTCACCTCTACGGCCACTTCGCCGAACACCTCGGTCGATGCGTCTACGGCGGTTTCTGGGTCGGTGAGGACTCGCCGATCCCCAACGAGGGCGGCATCCGTCTCGACGTCGTCGAGGCCCTGCGTGCCCTGAACATTCCCAACCTGCGCTGGCCGGGCGGCTGTTTCGCCGACGAGTACCACTGGAAGGACGGCATCGGTCCCCGGGAGCAGCGGCCCCGCATGGTCAACACCCACTGGGGCAACGTCGAGGAGAACAACCACTTCGGCACGCACGAGTTCATGGCTCTGTGCGAACTGCTCGGCGCCGAGCCCTACATCAGCGGAAACGTGGGCAGCGGCACCGTGCAGGAGATGAGCGAGTGGGTCGAGTACCTCACCCGCGACGGCGACAGCCCCATGGTCCGGCTGCGCAAGGCGAACGGCCGCGAGGAGCCCTGGCGGGTGAAGTTCTGGGGCATCGGCAACGAGACCTGGGGCTGTGGCGGCAACATGCGCGCCGAGTACTCCGCGGACCTGGCCCGGCAGTACGCCACGTACTGCCGTGACCACGGAGACAACAAGCTCTACCGCATCGCCTCGGGTGCCTCGGACGACGACTACAAGTGGACCGAGACGCTGATGCAGCAGATCAACTGCTTCGGCTGCGAGGCCACTCCGCGCACCTTCTTCCAGGGCCTCTCCGTCCACTACTACACACTGGCCGGGCCCTGGGAGGCGAAGGGCAGCGCCGTCGACTTCGACACCGACGACCACTACCGCACCATGCTCTCCGCCCAGAAGATCGACCGCATTCTCACCGGTCACTCCACGGTCATGGACATCTACGACCGCGGGCGGAAGGTCGGGCTGGTCCTGGACGAGTGGGGCACCTGGTGGGACGTCGAGCCGGGTACCAACCCCGGCTTCCTGTACCAGCAGAACACCCTGCGCGACGCGCTCGTGGCCAGCACCCACTTCGACATCTTCCACAAGCACGCCGCACGTCTGCACATGGCGAACATCGCCCAGACCGTCAACGTGCTCCAGGCGATGCTCCTCACCGACGGCGACGCGCTGGTCCTGACCCCGACGTACCACGTGTTCGAGATGAACAAGGGTCACCAGGACGCCACTTCGCTCGCCGTGCATCTGCGCACCGAGGACGCCCGCCGCACGGTGGGGGACACGGAGCTGGAGACCCTGTCCGCCTCAGCCAGTGTCAAGGACGGAACGGTGCTGATCTCGCTGTCCAACCTCGACGCCGACGAGCCCGCCGAGGTGACGCTCGACCTGCGCGGCGCCTCCCTCGGAGAGTCGACCGCCCGCCTCCTGACCGCCGACCGGCTCCAGGCTCACAACACCGCGGACACACCGCAAGAGGTCCGCCCCCGCCCCTTCGACGGCCTGAAGGTGACTGACCGAGGGCTGGCCCTGACACTGCCGCCCCATTCGTTCCTCACCGTCCAGGCTCCTCTGACCTGA
- a CDS encoding aminoglycoside phosphotransferase family protein, whose translation MVDYRQKHTADWLRYFARRGYDAARPLAAGVEGAVYWLGEGTIAKVWSGRPPAELDLTRQVYEDMARHPLPFATPDIVKVEEHEGVLVTYERELPGSPCGQDSSVRPHGRDVPPAETGALLTVLSGLATVPGTEAMRQLTVQGDDRPLWAGHTRFPDALAGLVERAVRRHGSLLDAHVTNLSATVRRTVRSLRALPDTAVTVIHGDLVPPNLHVDDIGRPVALLDFGFFTTAGDPAFEAAVTAAIWDMYGPHAEEHTAALTRLFATELHYSPHTLALYQAVYALTTYDLFSPDGSDGHFRWCVALLNRGPS comes from the coding sequence GTGGTCGACTACAGGCAAAAGCACACCGCGGACTGGCTCCGGTACTTCGCACGGCGCGGGTACGACGCGGCCCGGCCCCTGGCAGCCGGGGTGGAGGGCGCCGTCTACTGGCTCGGCGAGGGCACGATCGCCAAAGTATGGAGCGGCAGGCCACCGGCCGAGCTCGACCTGACCCGGCAGGTGTACGAGGACATGGCTCGTCACCCCTTGCCCTTCGCCACGCCGGACATCGTCAAGGTCGAGGAGCACGAGGGCGTCCTTGTCACCTACGAGCGCGAGCTGCCGGGCTCCCCGTGCGGTCAGGACTCATCGGTCCGGCCCCACGGACGCGACGTGCCACCCGCGGAGACCGGCGCTCTCCTCACGGTCCTGAGCGGCCTGGCCACCGTCCCGGGCACCGAGGCCATGCGACAGCTCACGGTCCAAGGCGACGATCGCCCCCTCTGGGCGGGCCACACGCGCTTCCCCGACGCACTCGCCGGCCTCGTCGAACGCGCCGTACGCCGCCACGGCAGCCTGCTCGACGCCCACGTCACGAACCTCTCCGCAACAGTCCGACGAACCGTTCGATCGCTCAGGGCGCTGCCCGACACCGCCGTCACCGTCATCCACGGCGATCTCGTGCCGCCCAACCTGCATGTCGACGACATCGGCCGGCCCGTCGCCCTCCTCGACTTCGGTTTCTTCACCACCGCCGGCGACCCCGCCTTCGAGGCCGCCGTCACCGCAGCCATCTGGGACATGTACGGGCCTCACGCCGAGGAACACACCGCCGCCCTCACCCGTCTCTTCGCCACCGAGCTGCACTACTCCCCGCACACCCTGGCGCTCTACCAGGCGGTCTACGCCCTCACGACATACGACTTGTTCAGCCCGGACGGCAGCGACGGCCACTTCCGCTGGTGCGTCGCCCTCTTGAACCGCGGCCCCTCCTGA
- the hypD gene encoding hydrogenase formation protein HypD, producing MKYIDEFQDPELARRLLDDIHATVTRPWALMEVCGGQTHSIIRHGIDQLLPDQVELIHGPGCPVCVTPLEVIDKALEIASRPQVIFCSFGDMLRVPGTGRDLFQVRGEGGDVRVVYSPLDALRIAQQNPDREVVFFGIGFETTAPPNAMTVHQARKLGIANFSMLVSHVRVPPAIEAIMSSPNCRVQGFLAAGHVCSVMGVGEYPELAERFRVPIVVTGFEPLDILEGVRRAVRQLERGEHTVDNAYARAVRPEGNPAARAMLEDVFEVTDRAWRGIGVIPDSGWRLSSKYRDHDAEYRFSVDGIRTEEPAECRSGEVLQGLLKPHECEAFGTLCTPRTPLGATMVSSEGACAAYYLYRRLDMPATKTREATPVV from the coding sequence GTGAAGTACATCGACGAGTTCCAGGACCCGGAGCTGGCTCGACGGCTCCTCGACGACATCCACGCCACGGTGACCCGGCCGTGGGCGCTGATGGAGGTGTGCGGAGGGCAGACGCACAGCATCATCCGGCACGGCATCGACCAACTCCTGCCGGACCAGGTCGAGTTGATCCACGGGCCGGGCTGCCCCGTGTGCGTGACACCGCTGGAGGTCATCGACAAGGCCCTGGAGATCGCCTCCCGACCTCAGGTGATCTTCTGCTCCTTCGGTGACATGCTGCGCGTGCCGGGCACCGGACGGGACCTGTTCCAGGTCCGCGGGGAAGGCGGTGACGTGCGCGTCGTCTACTCGCCGCTCGACGCGCTGCGGATCGCGCAGCAGAACCCGGACCGCGAGGTGGTGTTCTTCGGCATCGGCTTCGAGACGACGGCACCCCCCAACGCCATGACGGTCCACCAGGCCCGGAAGCTGGGCATCGCGAACTTCAGCATGCTGGTGTCCCATGTCCGTGTACCACCGGCCATCGAGGCGATCATGTCGTCGCCGAACTGCCGGGTGCAGGGCTTCCTCGCGGCCGGGCACGTGTGCAGCGTGATGGGCGTGGGGGAGTACCCGGAACTGGCGGAACGCTTCCGCGTGCCGATCGTGGTGACGGGCTTCGAGCCACTGGACATCCTCGAAGGGGTGCGCCGGGCCGTCCGTCAGCTGGAACGCGGTGAGCACACCGTCGACAACGCCTACGCCCGCGCCGTCCGCCCGGAGGGCAACCCCGCCGCCCGGGCCATGCTGGAGGACGTCTTCGAGGTCACCGACCGCGCTTGGCGCGGCATCGGTGTGATCCCCGACAGCGGTTGGCGGCTGTCCTCGAAGTACCGCGACCACGATGCCGAGTACCGCTTCTCGGTCGACGGCATCCGGACCGAGGAACCCGCCGAGTGCCGCAGCGGCGAGGTCCTCCAGGGGCTGCTCAAGCCGCACGAGTGCGAGGCCTTCGGCACCCTGTGCACCCCTCGCACCCCGCTGGGAGCCACCATGGTCTCCAGCGAGGGCGCCTGCGCCGCGTACTACCTCTACCGGCGGCTGGACATGCCCGCCACCAAGACCCGGGAGGCGACCCCCGTTGTCTGA
- the hypE gene encoding hydrogenase expression/formation protein HypE — protein MDVEAWTCPAPLRDRPRVVMGHGGGGVLSAELVQQIFAPAFGGEVLAQMGDAAVLSLGGARLAFSTDSYVVRPLFFPGGSIGDLAVNGTVNDLAMSGARAAYLSCGFVLEEGVELDVVTRVSEALGAAARTAGVEVATGDTKVVEAGHGDGIYINTAGIGLVPAGVDLRPQRVVPGDVVIVSGAIGVHGVAVMSVREGLEFGVEIKSDCAALGGLVDAMLAVTPDLHVLRDPTRGGLAATLNEIAQASGTGVVIRERDVPVPPAVANACAILGLDPMYIANEGKLVAFVPREHADAVLEAMRAHPLGADSVIVGETVETHPGMVVARTGLGGTRVVDLPIGEQLPRIC, from the coding sequence CTGGACGTCGAGGCATGGACGTGTCCGGCGCCCCTGCGTGACCGGCCCCGCGTCGTCATGGGCCACGGCGGCGGTGGAGTCCTCTCCGCCGAACTGGTCCAGCAGATCTTCGCGCCCGCCTTCGGGGGTGAGGTGCTCGCCCAGATGGGTGATGCCGCCGTCCTCTCCCTGGGCGGTGCCCGGCTGGCGTTCTCCACCGACTCCTACGTGGTGCGGCCGCTGTTCTTCCCCGGCGGCAGCATCGGCGACCTGGCGGTCAACGGCACCGTCAACGACCTCGCCATGAGCGGTGCCCGCGCCGCCTACCTCTCCTGCGGATTCGTCCTGGAGGAGGGCGTCGAGCTGGACGTGGTCACGCGGGTGTCCGAGGCGCTGGGTGCGGCCGCGCGCACCGCCGGCGTGGAGGTCGCCACCGGGGACACCAAGGTGGTGGAGGCCGGGCACGGCGACGGGATCTACATCAACACCGCGGGCATCGGTCTCGTCCCGGCCGGCGTCGATCTGCGTCCGCAGCGGGTCGTCCCCGGCGATGTCGTGATCGTCAGCGGCGCCATCGGTGTCCACGGGGTGGCGGTCATGAGCGTGCGCGAGGGCCTGGAGTTCGGGGTGGAGATCAAGAGCGACTGCGCGGCGCTCGGCGGTCTGGTCGACGCCATGCTCGCCGTCACACCGGATCTGCACGTACTGCGCGATCCCACCCGAGGCGGCCTGGCGGCCACGCTCAACGAGATCGCGCAGGCCTCCGGCACCGGGGTGGTCATCCGGGAACGCGATGTCCCGGTCCCGCCGGCCGTGGCCAATGCCTGCGCCATTCTCGGACTGGACCCCATGTACATCGCCAACGAGGGCAAGCTGGTGGCCTTCGTCCCGCGCGAGCACGCCGACGCCGTCCTCGAAGCCATGCGAGCCCATCCTCTGGGAGCGGACTCCGTGATCGTCGGTGAGACCGTCGAGACGCATCCCGGCATGGTCGTGGCCCGGACCGGCCTCGGGGGCACTCGGGTGGTCGACCTGCCGATCGGGGAGCAACTGCCGCGGATCTGCTGA
- a CDS encoding hydrogenase maturation nickel metallochaperone HypA, translating into MHEMSVALAVVEQVAEAAARAGDVTAVRSVRLQVGELAGVVPDALAFSFELACAGTLLEGAELITEAVPGRARCTPCALDWAVGMPPRLTCPECGRACTDLLAGRELQIVDVHWEDSHRNGPPHVPTREPISEEC; encoded by the coding sequence ATGCACGAGATGTCCGTCGCGCTGGCCGTCGTCGAGCAGGTGGCAGAGGCCGCCGCGCGGGCAGGTGACGTCACGGCGGTGCGCTCGGTACGGCTCCAGGTGGGCGAACTGGCCGGCGTCGTACCGGACGCGCTCGCCTTCTCCTTCGAACTGGCCTGCGCCGGAACCCTGCTGGAAGGCGCCGAACTGATCACCGAGGCGGTGCCGGGGCGGGCCCGCTGCACACCGTGTGCGCTCGACTGGGCCGTCGGCATGCCACCCCGGCTGACCTGCCCCGAGTGCGGCAGGGCGTGTACCGACCTGCTCGCGGGCCGGGAACTGCAGATCGTCGACGTGCACTGGGAGGACAGCCACAGGAACGGCCCACCGCACGTGCCCACCCGCGAACCGATCTCCGAGGAGTGCTGA
- a CDS encoding HypC/HybG/HupF family hydrogenase formation chaperone, whose product MCLAVPGRVLDIEERDGTRMATVDFGGVVKEVCLEYLPDLQVGEYAIVHVGFALQRLDEESARQTLELFAELGLLQEEFGDPWETAAAEAAGSEPVEEVRNQ is encoded by the coding sequence ATGTGCCTGGCGGTACCCGGCAGAGTGCTGGACATCGAGGAACGGGACGGCACCCGGATGGCCACCGTCGACTTCGGCGGCGTGGTCAAGGAGGTGTGCCTGGAGTACCTGCCCGACCTCCAGGTCGGCGAGTACGCCATCGTCCATGTGGGGTTCGCCCTGCAACGGCTGGACGAGGAGTCGGCGCGACAGACGCTCGAACTCTTCGCCGAACTCGGTCTGCTGCAGGAGGAGTTCGGCGACCCCTGGGAAACGGCGGCGGCGGAGGCGGCGGGCTCGGAACCGGTGGAAGAGGTGCGCAACCAGTGA
- the hypB gene encoding hydrogenase nickel incorporation protein HypB gives MCRVVDLRQAVLAKNDASATELRAHLAARGTAVVNLLSSPGSGKTALLERELLRARERSVPVAALSADLATENDAARLARSGVPVKQVLTDGLCHLEAGMLAGHLDGWLPDDTRLLFVENVGNLVCPASYDLGETLRVTLASVTEGEDKPLKYPTAFGLAHLVVVTKTDIAQAVEFDEAAFRANVEQVNPGVEVVLTSARRGQGVGALLDRALAAVDGAPVHAPVMARLPHHHGHTHADNGHTHAPDGHPHAHPEATGTMAPTPS, from the coding sequence ATGTGTCGTGTCGTCGACCTGCGGCAGGCCGTACTCGCGAAGAACGACGCGAGCGCCACCGAACTGCGCGCCCACCTCGCGGCCCGAGGCACCGCGGTCGTCAACCTCCTGTCGAGCCCGGGCAGCGGCAAGACCGCGCTGCTGGAGCGCGAACTGCTGCGGGCACGTGAGCGGTCCGTTCCCGTCGCGGCGCTGAGCGCCGATCTCGCCACCGAGAACGACGCGGCGCGCCTGGCGCGTTCGGGCGTCCCGGTCAAGCAGGTGCTCACCGACGGACTGTGTCATCTGGAGGCGGGGATGCTCGCCGGGCACCTGGACGGGTGGCTGCCCGACGACACCCGCCTGCTGTTCGTGGAGAACGTCGGCAACCTGGTCTGCCCGGCCTCCTACGACCTGGGGGAGACGCTGAGGGTCACCCTCGCGTCCGTGACGGAGGGCGAGGACAAGCCGCTCAAGTACCCCACGGCCTTCGGCCTCGCCCACCTCGTCGTGGTCACCAAGACCGACATCGCTCAGGCCGTCGAGTTCGACGAGGCCGCGTTCCGCGCGAACGTGGAGCAGGTCAACCCGGGCGTCGAGGTGGTCCTGACCTCGGCACGCCGGGGGCAGGGTGTCGGCGCGCTGCTCGACAGGGCGCTGGCGGCCGTGGACGGCGCCCCCGTCCACGCGCCGGTCATGGCCCGGCTGCCCCACCACCACGGTCACACGCACGCGGACAACGGTCATACGCACGCGCCCGACGGCCACCCCCACGCGCACCCGGAGGCCACCGGCACCATGGCCCCCACCCCCTCGTGA